Proteins encoded in a region of the Raphanus sativus cultivar WK10039 chromosome 8, ASM80110v3, whole genome shotgun sequence genome:
- the LOC108836132 gene encoding FBD-associated F-box protein At4g10400-like, with product MDRISNLPDELLVRILSFIPTTKVAVSTSILSKRWEYLWMWLPKLDYGRKDCPVSECESLRCFLDRKLPLHRSPIIESFRLELCNSVFKPENINTWVETALSRCLRDLDISLHDDTDPPKFPNILPSDVFTCKSLVILKLVGEILLDVPGLVSLPSLKTLKLQRLRYFNEETLQRLLSNCPILEDLVVDLRDYDYESAGKLTVAVPSLQSLSIYIPYYQVLDGIVIETPNLKYFKLMDHSINDHYVFIEKMSDLIEAYLDVTFTDLKSIFGSITPVKRLSICSEAIKPDEDFVFDQLEHLEVCICTLFASADQLIELLKASSKLKSLGISFFDQHTPSGMVFWNQPTTVPECILSSLQSFSWSKYTGEPEERDVVVYFLKHARQLETATIKSSEPSGVPKSEMLNELELSPRASATCQLMFD from the exons aTGGACAGAATCAGTAATTTGCCTGATGAACTGCTTGTTAGAATATTATCGTTTATTCCGACGACAAAAGTAGCTGTATCCACAAGCATCCTGTCGAAACGGTGGGAGTATCTGTGGATGTGGTTGCCTAAACTCGATTACGGTCGCAAAGATTGTCCAGTCTCTGAATGCGAGAGCCTACGGTGTTTCCTCGACAGAAAACTGCCGTTACATAGATCTCCGATCATCGAAAGCTTCCGTCTCGAATTGTGTAATTCAGTTTTTAAACCGGAGAACATCAACACGTGGGTTGAAACAGCTCTTTCTCGCTGCCTACGTGATCTGGATATCTCATTGCATGACGACACCGATCCGCCTAAGTTTCCAAACATACTCCCGAGTGACGTGTTTACTTGCAAATCGCTCGTTATCTTGAAACTTGTTGGTGAGATCCTCTTGGACGTTCCTGGACTGgtctctcttccttctctcaAAACTCTGAAACTTCAGAGACTGAGATACTTCAATGAAGAGACTCTCCAACGGCTTCTATCAAACTGCCCGATTCTTGAAGATCTGGTGGTTGATTTACGTGATTACGATTATGAGTCTGCGGGGAAGTTGACTGTTGCTGTTCCGTCTCTGCAGAGTTTGTCAATCTATATACCCTATTATCAGGTTCTAGATGGGATTGTGATAGAAACTCCTAACTTAAAGTATTTCAAACTTATGGATCACAGTATTAATGATCATTACGTTTTCATCGAGAAGATGTCTGACCTGATCGAGGCATATCTTGATGTTACTTTTACTGATTTGAAGAGTATCTTTGGATCAATCACACCTGTCAAGAGGCTTTCGATATGTTCAGAG GCTATTAAGCCTGACGAAGATTTTGTCTTCGACCAACTGGAACACCTGGAAGTATGTATATGCACACTCTTTGCCTCGGCGGATCAACTTATCGAGCTGCTCAAAGCCTCTTCTAAGTTAAAGAGTCTAGGCATTTCCTTCTTTGAT CAACATACGCCTTCTGGTATGGTTTTCTGGAACCAACCGACCACCGTTCCTGAATGTATATTGTCGAGTCTACAAAGTTTCAGTTGGTCCAAATACACAGGAGAACCAGAAGAGAGAGATGTTGTGGTTTACTTTCTCAAACATGCTCGTCAATTAGAGACTGCAACAATCAAGTCTTCAGAACCGTCAGGTGTTCCAAAATCTGAGATGTTGAACGAGTTGGAGCTTTCTCCTAGAGCTTCAGCTACATGCCAACTCATGTTTGATTGA